A single window of Silurus meridionalis isolate SWU-2019-XX chromosome 11, ASM1480568v1, whole genome shotgun sequence DNA harbors:
- the LOC124393120 gene encoding mucin-12-like isoform X48 produces the protein MWCCKRLWLLLIALVHILDVRALGVWNRRPAQDWYSVDVKMGLDQTQGSSFLPDGGHNSTARRDESKANAGALQNSVVSHAGLSSSDALGTGFSGQSENIFNTIQGFQTQNVGLCAQSTSDQDVPTPEIQTSHGVQSFGMSNHQGLPSPCGGSQTGPAFIVTQQTSENAMSSGSMLGTSSFTNGYQTQGLTGYGLFQGLVSQFGSSQTQPGTNQLSFAPASTVTQQVTDSATTGGSSSFSIPSSPSGSQSPSAYWLSLGLSSPYGGFQTQPGTNQLGSVPASTVTQQVTDSATTGGSPSGSQSSTGYGLFQGLVSQFGSSQTQPGTNQLSSAPASTVTQQVTDSATTGGSPSGSQSSTGYGLFQGLVSQFGSSQTQPGTNQLSSAPASTVTQQVTDSATTGGSSSFSIPSSPSGSQSPSAYWLSLGLSSPYGGFQTQPGTNQLGSVPASTVTQQVTDSATTGGSPSGSQSSTGYGLFQGLVSQFGSSQTQPGTNQLSSAPASTVTQQVTDSATTGGSPSGSQSPSAYWLSLGLSSPYGGFQTQPGTNQLGSVPASTVTQQVTDSATTGDSPSGSQSSTGYGLFQGLVSQFGSSQTQPGTNQLSSAPASTVTQQVTDSATTGGSPSGSQSSTGYGLFQGLVSQFGSSQTQPGTNQLSSAPASTVTQQVTDSATTGGSSSFSIPSSPSGSQSPSAYWLSLGLSSPYGGFQTQPGTNQLSFAPASTVTQQVTDSATTGGSPSGSQSPSAYWLSLGLSSPYGGFQTQPGTNQLSSAPASTVTQQVTDSATTGGSPSGSQSSTGYGLFQGLVSQFGSSQTQPGTNQLSSAPASTVTQQVTDSATTGGSSSFSIPSSPSGSQSPSAYWLSLGLSSPYVGFQTQPGTNQLGSVPASTVTQQVTDSAPTGGSPSGSQSSTGYGLFQGLVSQFGSSQTQPGTNQLSSAPALTVTQQSAETGPSISPPVSVSSSLSGSQSPSAYWLSLGLSSPYGGFQTQPGTNQLASVPASTVTQQVTDSATTGGSSSFSISSSPSGSQSSTGYGLFQGLVNQFGSTQTQPGTNQLSSAPASTVTQQSAETGPSISPPVSLSSSLSGSHSPSAYWLSLGLSSPYGGFQTQPGTNQLSSAPASTVTQQVTDSATTGGSPSGSQSSTGYGLFQGLSSHDGGFQTQPGTNQLSSAPASTVTQQVTDSATTGGSSSFSIPSSPSGSQSSTGYGLFQGLVSQFGSSQTQQGTNQLSSAPASTVTQQSAESGPSISPPVSLSSSLSGSQSPSAYWLSLGLSSPFGGFQTQPGTNQLGSVPASTVTQQVTDSAPTGGSPSGSQSSTGYGLFQGLVSQFGSSQTQPGTNQLSFAPASTVTQQVTDSATTGGSSSFSIPSSPSGSQSPSAYWLSLGLSSPYGGFQTQPGTNQLGSVPASTVTQQVTDSATTGDSPSGSQSSTGYGLFQGLVSQFGSSQTQPGTNQLSSAPALTVTQQVTDSATTGGSPSGSQSPSAYWLSLGLSSPYGGFQTQPGTNQLGSVPASTVTQQVTDSATTGGSSSFSIPSSPSGSQSPSAYWLSLGLSSPYGGFQTQPGTNQLGSVPASTVTQQVTDSATTGDSPSGSQSSTGYGLFQGLVSQFGSSQTQPGTNQLSSAPASTVTQQVTDSATTGGSPSGSQSSTGYGLFQGLVSQFGSSQTQPGTNQLSFAPASTVTQQVTDSATTGGSSSFSIPSSPSGSQSPSAYWLSLGLSSPYGGFQTQPGTNQLGSVPASTVTQQVTDSATTGGSPSGSQSSTGYGLFQGLVSQFGSSQTQPGTNQLSSAPASTVTQQVTDSATTGGSSSFSIPSSPSGSQSPSAYWLSLGLSSPYGGFQTQPGTNQLGSVPASTVTQQVTDSATTGGSPSGSQSPSAYWLSLGLSSPYGGFQTQPGTNQLGSVPASTVTQQVTDSATTGGSPSGSQSSTGYGLFQGLVSQFGSSQTQPGTNQLSFAPASTVTQQVTDSATTGGSSSFSIPSSPSGSQSPSAYWLSLGLSSPYGGFQTQPGTNQLGSVPASTVTQQVTDSATTGGSPSGSQSSTGYGLFQGLVSQFGSSQTQPGTNQLSSAPASTVTQQVTDSATTGGSPSGSQSSTGYGLFQGLVSQFGSSQTQPGTNQLSSAPASTVTQQVTDSATTGGSPSGSQSSTGYGLFQGLVSQFGSSQTQPGTNQLSSAPASTVTQQVTDSATTGGSSSFSIPSSPSGSQSPSAYWLSLGLSSPYGGFQTQPGTNQLSSAPASTVTQQVTDSATTGGSSSFSIPSSPSGSQSSTGYGLFQGLSSPYGGFQTQPGTNQLSSAPASTVTQQVTDSATTGGSPSGSQSSTGYGLFQGLSSHDGGFQTQPGTNQLSSAPASTVTQQVTDSATTGGSPSGSQSSTGYGLFQGLSSHDGGFRHSQAQIN, from the exons ATGTGGTGCTGCAAAAG GCTCTGGTTACTCTTAATTGCTTTAGTTCACATACTGGATGTAAGGGCACTTGGAG TGTGGAACAGAAGGCCTGCACAGGATTGGTACAGTGTTGATGTAAAGATGGGTCTTGATCAGACTCAAGGAAGCAGTTTCCTTCCTGATGGTGGCCACAACTCCACAGCCAGGAGGGATGAAAGTAAAGCCAATGCTGGAGCTTTGCAAAATAGTGTAGTCTCTCATGCAGGCTTATCTTCATCAGATGCCCTGGGAACTGGATTTTCTGGTCAGTCAGAGAATATATTTAACACCATTCAAGGCTTCCAAACTCAGAATGTTGGTTTGTGTGCTCAATCCACATCTGATCAGGATGTTCCAACCCCTGAGATTCAGACCAGCCATGGGGTTCAATCTTTTGGCATGTCAAACCATCAAGGGCTTCCAAGCCCATGTGGTGGTAGTCAAACAGGCCCTGCCTTTATTGTGACTCAGCAGACCTCAGAAAATGCAATGTCCAGTGGTTCAATGCTTGGTACATCAAGCTTTACCAATGGTTATCAAACCCAAGGCTTGACTGGCTATGGACTGTTTCAAGGGCTTGTGAGCCAGTTTGGTAGTTCCCagacacagccaggcacaaatcaaCTGAGTTTTGCTCCTGCTTCAACTGTGACCCAGCAGGTAACTGACAGTGCTACAACAGGAGGCTCCTCTAGTTTCAGCATCCCAAGCTCtcctagtggttctcaaagccCCTCTGCCTATTGGCTTTCCCTAGGCCTTTCCAGCCCATATGGTGGTTTCCagacacagccaggcacaaatcaaCTGGGCTCTGTTCCTGCTTCAACTGTGACCCAGCAGGTAACTGACAGTGCTACAACAGGAGGCTCtcctagtggttctcaaagctcAACTGGCTATGGACTGTTTCAAGGACTTGTGAGCCAGTTTGGTAGTTCCCagacacagccaggcacaaatcaactgagttctgctcctgcttcaactgtgacccagcaggtaactgacagtgctacaacaggaggctctcctagtggttctcaaagctcAACTGGTTATGGACTGTTTCAAGGACTTGTGAGCCAGTTTGGTAGTTCCCagacacagccaggcacaaatcaaCTGAGTTCTGCTCCTGCTTCAACTGTGACCCAGCAGGTAACTGACAGTGCTACAACAGGAGGCTCCTCTAGTTTCAGCATCCCAAGCTCtcctagtggttctcaaagccCCTCTGCCTATTGGCTTTCCCTAGGCCTTTCCAGCCCATATGGTGGTTTCCagacacagccaggcacaaatcaaCTGGGCTCTGTTCCTGCTTCAACTGTGACCCAGCAGGTAACTGACAGTGCTACAACAGGAGGCTCtcctagtggttctcaaagctcAACTGGCTATGGACTGTTTCAAGGACTTGTGAGCCAGTTTGGTAGTTCCCagacacagccaggcacaaatcaactgagttctgctcctgcttcaactgtgacccagcaggtaactgacagtgctacaacaggaggctctcctagtggttctcaaagccCCTCTGCCTATTGGCTTTCCCTAGGCCTTTCCAGCCCTTATGGTGGTTTCCagacacagccaggcacaaatcaaCTGGGCTCTGTTCCTGCTTCAACTGTGACCCAGCAGGTAACTGACAGTGCTACAACAGGAGACTCtcctagtggttctcaaagctcAACTGGCTATGGACTGTTTCAAGGACTTGTGAGCCAGTTTGGTAGTTCCCagacacagccaggcacaaatcaactgagttctgctcctgcttcaactgtgacccagcaggtaactgacagtgctacaacaggaggctctcctagtggttctcaaagctcAACTGGTTATGGACTGTTTCAAGGACTTGTGAGCCAGTTTGGTAGTTCCCagacacagccaggcacaaatcaaCTGAGTTCTGCTCCTGCTTCAACTGTGACCCAGCAGGTAACTGACAGTGCTACAACAGGAG GCTCCTCTAGTTTCAGCATCCCAAGCTCtcctagtggttctcaaagccCCTCTGCCTATTGGCTTTCCCTAGGCCTTTCCAGCCCATATGGTGGCTTCCagacacagccaggcacaaatcaactgagttttgctcctgcttcaactgtgacccagcaggtaactgacagtgctacaacaggaggctctcctagtggttctcaaagccCCTCTGCCTATTGGCTTTCCCTAGGCCTTTCCAGCCCTTATGGTGGTTTCCagacacagccag gcacaaatcaaCTGAGTTCTGCTCCTGCTTCAACTGTGACCCAGCAGGTAACTGACAGTGCTACAACAGGAG GCTCtcctagtggttctcaaagctcAACTGGTTATGGACTGTTTCAAGGACTTGTGAGCCAGTTTGGTAGTTCCCagacacagccaggcacaaatcaactgagttctgctcctgcttcaactgtgacccagcaggtaactgacagtgctacaacaggag GCTCCTCTAGTTTCAGCATCCCAAGCTCtcctagtggttctcaaagccCCTCTGCCTATTGGCTTTCCCTAGGCCTTTCCAGCCCTTATGTTGGTTTCCAGACACAGCCAGGAACAAATCAACTGGGCTCTGTTCCTGCTTCAACTGTGACCCAGCAGGTAACTGACAGTGCTCCAACAGGAGGCTCtcctagtggttctcaaagctcAACTGGCTATGGACTGTTTCAAGGACTTGTGAGCCAGTTTGGTAGTTCCCagacacagccaggcacaaatcaaCTGAGTTCTGCTCCTGCTTTAACTGTGACCCAACAGTCTGCTGAGACTGGACCATCCATTAGCCCTCCTGTTTCAGTGTCCTCCAGTTTGAGTGGTTCTCAAAGCCCCTCTGCCTATTGGCTTTCCCTAGGCCTTTCCAGCCCATATGGTGGTTTCCagacacagccaggcacaaatcaaCTGGCCTCTGTTCCTGCTTCAACTGTGACCCAGCAGGTAACTGACAGTGCTACAACAGGAGGCTCCTCTAGTTTCAGCATCTCCAGCTCtcctagtggttctcaaagctcAACTGGCTATGGACTGTTTCAAGGACTTGTGAACCAGTTTGGTAGTACCCagacacagccaggcacaaatcaaCTGAGTTCTGCTCCTGCTTCAACTGTGACCCAACAGTCTGCTGAGACTGGACCATCCATTAGCCCTCCTGTTTCATTGTCCTCCAGTTTGAGTGGTTCTCACAGCCCCTCTGCCTATTGGCTTTCCCTAGGCCTTTCCAGCCCATATGGTGGTTTCCagacacagccaggcacaaatcaactgagttctgctcctgcttcaactgtgacccagcaggtaactgacagtgctacaacaggaggctctcctagtggttctcaaagctcAACTGGCTATGGACTGTTTCAAGGACTTTCCAGCCATGATGGTGGTTTCCagacacagccaggcacaaatcaaCTGAGTTCTGCTCCTGCTTCAACTGTGACCCAGCAGGTAACTGACAGTGCTACAACAGGAGGCTCCTCTAGTTTCAGCATCCCAAGCTCtcctagtggttctcaaagctcAACTGGCTATGGACTGTTTCAAGGACTTGTGAGCCAGTTTGGTAGTTCCCAGACACAGCAAGGCACAAATCAACTGAGTTCTGCTCCTGCTTCAACTGTAACCCAACAGTCTGCTGAGAGTGGACCATCCATTAGCCCTCCTGTTTCATTGTCCTCCAGTTTGAGTGGGTCTCAAAGCCCCTCTGCCTATTGGCTTTCCCTAGGCCTTTCCAGCCCATTTGGTGGTTTCCAGACACAGCCAGGAACAAATCAACTGGGCTCTGTTCCTGCTTCAACTGTGACCCAGCAGGTAACTGACAGTGCTCCAACAGGAGGCTCtcctagtggttctcaaagctcAACTGGCTATGGACTGTTTCAAGGACTTGTGAGCCAGTTTGGTAGTTCCCagacacagccaggcacaaatcaaCTGAGTTTTGCTCCTGCTTCAACTGTGACCCAGCAGGTAACTGACAGTGCTACAACAGGAGGCTCCTCTAGTTTCAGCATCCCAA gctctcctagtggttctcaaagccCCTCTGCCTATTGGCTTTCCCTAGGCCTTTCCAGCCCTTATGGTGGTTTCCagacacagccaggcacaaatcaaCTGGGCTCTGTTCCTGCTTCAACTGTGACCCAGCAGGTAACTGACAGTGCTACAACAGGAGACTCtcctagtggttctcaaagctcAACTGGCTATGGACTGTTTCAAGGACTTGTGAGCCAGTTTGGTAGTTCCCagacacagccaggcacaaatcaactgagttctgctcctgctttaactgtgacccagcaggtaactgacagtgctacaacaggaggctctcctagtggttctcaaagccCCTCTGCCTATTGGCTTTCCCTAGGCCTTTCCAGCCCTTATGGTGGTTTCCagacacagccaggcacaaatcaaCTGGGCTCTGTTCCTGCTTCAACTGTGACCCAGCAGGTAACTGACAGTGCTACAACAGGAG GCTCCTCTAGTTTCAGCATCCCAA gctctcctagtggttctcaaagccCCTCTGCCTATTGGCTTTCCCTAGGCCTTTCCAGCCCTTATGGTGGTTTCCagacacagccaggcacaaatcaaCTGGGCTCTGTTCCTGCTTCAACTGTGACCCAGCAGGTAACTGACAGTGCTACAACAGGAGACTCtcctagtggttctcaaagctcAACTGGCTATGGACTGTTTCAAGGACTTGTGAGCCAGTTTGGTAGTTCCCagacacagccag gcacaaatcaactgagttctgctcctgcttcaactgtgacccagcaggtaactgacagtgctacaacaggaggctctcctagtggttctcaaagctcAACTGGTTATGGACTGTTTCAAGGACTTGTGAGCCAGTTTGGTAGTTCCCagacacagccaggcacaaatcaaCTGAGTTTTGCTCCTGCTTCAACTGTGACCCAGCAGGTAACTGACAGTGCTACAACAGGAGGCTCCTCTAGTTTCAGCATCCCAAGCTCtcctagtggttctcaaagccCCTCTGCCTATTGGCTTTCCCTAGGCCTTTCCAGCCCATATGGTGGTTTCCagacacagccaggcacaaatcaaCTGGGCTCTGTTCCTGCTTCAACTGTGACCCAGCAGGTAACTGACAGTGCTACAACAGGAGGCTCtcctagtggttctcaaagctcAACTGGCTATGGACTGTTTCAAGGACTTGTGAGCCAGTTTGGTAGTTCCCagacacagccaggcacaaatcaactgagttctgctcctgcttcaactgtgacccagcaggtaactgacagtgctacaacaggag GCTCCTCTAGTTTCAGCATCCCAAGCTCtcctagtggttctcaaagccCCTCTGCCTATTGGCTTTCCCTAGGCCTTTCCAGCCCATATGGTGGTTTCCagacacagccaggcacaaatcaaCTGGGCTCTGTTCCTGCTTCAACTGTGACCCAGCAGGTAACTGACAGTGCTACAACAGGAG gctctcctagtggttctcaaagccCCTCTGCCTATTGGCTTTCCCTAGGCCTTTCCAGCCCTTATGGTGGTTTCCagacacagccaggcacaaatcaaCTGGGCTCTGTTCCTGCTTCAACTGTGACCCAGCAGGTAACTGACAGTGCTACAACAGGAGGCTCtcctagtggttctcaaagctcAACTGGCTATGGACTGTTTCAAGGACTTGTGAGCCAGTTTGGTAGTTCCCagacacagccaggcacaaatcaaCTGAGTTTTGCTCCTGCTTCAACTGTGACCCAGCAGGTAACTGACAGTGCTACAACAGGAGGCTCCTCTAGTTTCAGCATCCCAAGCTCtcctagtggttctcaaagccCCTCTGCCTATTGGCTTTCCCTAGGCCTTTCCAGCCCATATGGTGGTTTCCagacacagccaggcacaaatcaaCTGGGCTCTGTTCCTGCTTCAACTGTGACCCAGCAGGTAACTGACAGTGCTACAACAGGAGGCTCtcctagtggttctcaaagctcAACTGGCTATGGACTGTTTCAAGGACTTGTGAGCCAGTTTGGTAGTTCCCagacacagccaggcacaaatcaactgagttctgctcctgcttcaactgtgacccagcaggtaactgacagtgctacaacaggaggctctcctagtggttctcaaagctcAACTGGTTATGGACTGTTTCAAGGACTTGTGAGCCAGTTTGGTAGTTCCCagacacagccaggcacaaatcaaCTGAGTTCTGCTCCTGCTTCAACTGTGACCCAGCAGGTAACTGACAGTGCTACAACAGGAG GCTCtcctagtggttctcaaagctcAACTGGTTATGGACTGTTTCAAGGACTTGTGAGCCAGTTTGGTAGTTCCCagacacagccaggcacaaatcaactgagttctgctcctgcttcaactgtgacccagcaggtaactgacagtgctacaacaggag GCTCCTCTAGTTTCAGCATCCCAAGCTCtcctagtggttctcaaagccCCTCTGCCTATTGGCTTTCCCTAG GCCTTTCCAGCCCATATGGTGGTTTCCagacacagccaggcacaaatcaaCTGAGTTCTGCTCCTGCTTCAACTGTGACCCAGCAGGTAACTGACAGTGCTACAACAGGAGGCTCCTCTAGTTTCAGCATCCCAAGCTCtcctagtg GTTCTCAAAGCTCAACTGGCTATGGACTGTTTCAAGGACTTTCCAGCCCATATGGTGGTTTCCagacacagccaggcacaaatcaactgagttctgctcctgcttcaactgtgacccagcaggtaactgacagtgctacaacaggaggctctcctagtggttctcaaagctcAACTGGCTATGGACTGTTTCAAGGACTTTCCAGCCATGATGGTGGTTTCCagacacagccaggcacaaatcaaCTGAGTTCTGCTCCTGCTTCAACTGTGACCCAGCAGGTAACTGACAGTGCTACAACAGGAG gctctcctagtggttctcaaagctcAACTGGCTATGGACTGTTTCAAGGACTTTCCAGCCATGATGGTGGTTTCagacacagccaggcacaaatcaaCTGA